The Candidatus Bathyarchaeota archaeon sequence CCAGACCGCTCAGGGCCCTGATATTTCTATTGAGGGATGGGTATGTCGGCACCCCTAACCGCGCCATCTCTTCATTGAAGTCTTCGGTGACCTCCCTCGACGCCATGATGGTTGCTACAAGGGGCTTCTCAGGATGGTCCATCCCAATTTTCGAGAATACCCTACCAAAGTCAACTTCCCATATCCTGCTACCCCTTCTCAGACCTACCATGACTAGAGACACCATGTCAACATTCGGGTCCCTCATAAAAGCTTCCAGAGAAATTTTCATAGACTCTTCAGCGTTGCCCACCCTCATTCTGAGGAGCTCAGCGTCTAGCGGATTCGATAATACTCCGAATGGTGGAGTGTACGCTCTCAGCGTCTCCATCGTCTCTTCTGAGAGTTCAGCTAGCCTCAGACCGTAATCCTCAATCGCATCGGCACTCATCACGCATCCTGCTCCAGTATACGCTATGACACCTACTCTGTCCCCTCTTGGCGGTGGCGACATTGCGAATACCTTAGTGTAGTCTAAGAGCTCCTCAATATCTCCAGCACGTATGACGCCTGCAGCCTTGCATGCTGCATCGAAGATCTCATCCCTGACCATGATGGATCCTGTGTGTGTCTCAGCCGCCCTCCCACCTGACCTCGTCCTCGCCGACTTCAATATTATAATCGGCTTCTTCCGAGACACCCTTCTTGAGACCTCGATGAATCTTCTACCGTCCCTTATCCCCTCAGCGTATATTGCTACAACCCTTGTGTCAGGGTCTCCCTCGAGATATTCCAGGATGTCTGAGTCTTCGACGTCAACCTTGTTCCCTAAGCCTGCAACCTTGCTCAGGCCGTATGGCTGTGTTGTGAGGATATGTTCGAGCATGGTTGATGCAAACATTCCTGTCTGGGCTATTATCGACACCGGTCCCCTCACGGGTTTAGAGAGCTTCACGAAGGATGATGTAAAGCCGTTGTATGTATTCAGTATGCCTGTGGTGTTTGGGCCTACGATCCTGATTCCACGCCTCGAAGCGATCTCAAGTATCTCCTTCTCAAGTTTGGCTCCATCGCCTCCCGCCTCCCCGAATCCTGAGGAGCATATTATCACACTCCTAACCTTCTTATCTCCACAGTCATCCATGATCTTAGGCACCTCCTTGGCTGGGACTATGATTATAGCAGTCTCGACTTCACCCGGAATCTCGTTGACTCTGGGATAACATTTCAGACCGAGAACGGTCTCCCTACCCCTGTTAACAGGATAGATTTTCCCCCGGTAACCTAGGTCGATGAGGTTTCTAAGAAGAAGATATCCAGGTTTTTCAGGATTCTCTGTCGCCCCTACGACGGCGACGCTATCCGGGTCGAATAGGCTTCTGATAGATTCACAGAATCTTCCTGATGTTGACATGTCGATTCCTCTCTCAGGCATAGGATTTATGGTTATAAGTCTTGGGTAGACCTCGAACTATGGCATCTAGATGACTAAATTTTTCGTCTCATGTTCTCGGCCTCAACCTTGGAACTGCCGCCCTCAAAGCTATGGTGTATGGGTGTCGAGGGTTATTTATGACTTCGAGTGTCGGGCCGAGCTCAACTATCTTACCGAGACGCATAACCGCTATTCTGTCACAGATATACTTAGCAACAGCCAGATCATGCGTTATGAAGAGATATGTGAGGTTGTATCTATCTTTCAAGTCCAACATCAGATTCAGTAGGTCAGCCCTGATTGAGACGTCGAGCATAGATACCGGCTCATCTGCAACTATAAAGGTCGGTCTTATTATCAGGGTCCTCGCTATGGCAACCCTCTGCCTCTCCCCACCACTCAACTCATGTGGGTATCTGTCAACATAATTCTTTGCGGGTGTGAGCTTAACATCCTCCAAGATCTCAATTATCCTCTCAAACTTATCCCTCTCAGTCAAACCCCTCTCATGAACCTGTAATGGTTCACCTACAATCTCTCTAACCCTCATCCTTGGATTTATTGAGTCATATGGGTCTTGGAAGATCATTTGCATCCTCCTCCTAAACTCTCTGATTCTGAATTGCTCCTTAACAGCTGTGAAGTCAGCTCCTTCAAAATAGATCCTGCCACTGTCTGGTTCTTCGAGTCTGAGAAGTAGCCTTCCAAGGGTTGTCTTGCCGCTTCCGCTCTCACCGACTAAACCTAATACTTCACCTTTCAAGATGTCAAGTGAGACGTCGTCGACTGCCCTTATCTGTTCCCCCTTCCCTCTTATAGTCTGGAGTAGGCTGCCTGAGGTTCTGAAAGTCTTTTTGAGGTTTTGGGCTCTCACTATCGCCTCGAAGAGTTTCACCCTCCCTAATATATGTGGCATGCACATAGATGCCTATCCCCAACCTCTATGAGCTTGGGATCCTCCTCCAAACATCTCTTGCCTCTTGAATCGCATCTTGGATAGAATGGGCAGCCGAGGCCAGTTGCCTGCCAATTAGAACCTAGGCTTGGGACTGGTCTGAGCTTGACCCTGGGCCCTTCGATGTCGGGATAAGCTTCTAGAAGCGCCCTTGTGTATGGGTGGGCTGGATGTGTGAGGATTTTTTTCGTAGGCGCTTCCTCCACTATCCTCCCAGCATACATTACTGCAACCCTCTCACAGAGCTCTGAGATGATGGAGAGGTCGTGAGTTATGAGGATGAGTGATAGGTTGAATCTTTTCTTCGAATCTTCCAGAACCTTAAGCACTCCTGCTTGAGTTATCACGTCAAGTCCTGTTGTAGGTTCGTCCGCTATGAGTAGGCTTGGATTGCAGGCTAGGGCCATTGCTATCATGGCCCTCTGTTTCATGCCGCCACTGAACTGGTGGGGGTAGTCCCTTGCTCTGCTTCTGGGTATTCCAACATTCTCCAGAAGCGCTTCAGCCCTCTCGAAAGCCTCCTCAACTGTAACATCTTCATGGGTGAGTATTGCCTCAACTATCTGCCTGTTCACCCTATGTACTGGTGTGAGGGAGTTCATTGTTGCCTGTGGGACTATCGCTATTCTTCGCCATCTGAACCTACTCCTAAACTCCTCCTCAGCAATTTTGAGAATGTCCTCACCTTCGAAGAGGATTCTACCCATCAAAATCTCCGCATTGGAGGGTAGGATTCTTAATATGGTGTTGGCCAGGGTTGATTTTCCTGAGCCTGACTCACCCGCTAAACCGAAGGCTTCACCGCGGTCGACTACTAGTGTGACCCCATCAACAGCCCTCACAGGAAACTTCTCAGTCACATACCGGACTGTTAAGGAATCTACCTCTAAGATATGTTCAGCCTTCATGTCAGGGGTGGGCACTTGACGTCTCACACCTTAATTGGATCGTTAAGTGGACTCTCATGTTAGGTTTTCCATCCCTAAACCTGAACTGTTGGAGTTTAGCAATCCATTCAAAGGTGGGTGGCATGTGTTGAGCTGATCATTACTAACCGTTTATAATCTCTGGAGGCGCCTCCAATGCTCATAAGGTTAACTAGATAGAGGTTCTTGTCGACACCAAATCTCTATTCTACCGTCTCTATCAGATATTTCATAGAAACCTTTTTTGACTTGGAGATAATATTTCGATTGATGTCAAGATTGTTTCGTAGCTACGCTGTCTTACTCATAGTCTGCGTAACCCTCAATACATTCCATATGGGGGTTGCCAGTTCTGTTCCTGAGAGTTCAAAATATCCTATAAACGGTCCCAGGCTCGATGAGATTCTCTGCGTCTACCACGCCACACCCGAGGCTGCTGTAGCTGCTATTCGTAAAGGCGACATCGACATCCTCTCAGACATATTCAGACCCTCAGATGTTCATGTTCTATCTGAGGATCCGAATCTGAACATAACTTTCAGCCAGCAGACTCACTACTGCTATGTCGCGTTCAATACTCGACGTGAACCTCTGAATGATAAACAATTCAGGAAGGCCCTCGCCCACCTGATTCCCAGGGAAGAGATTGCGAGCAAACTCTTCGAAGGTATAGTTGTGACCCCTATGCTATACGAGACATCACCCGCCTTCGGGAGATGGCATAATCCCAACGTAGCTACTTATCCTTACAACCCTACGAGGGCTAGGCAGATACTCTCCTCGGGAGGTTACGGTTGGGATAGGGATGGGAAGTTGATCGGGCCGGACGGCAAGCTTTTGCGTAAAGTCAGTTTCATCTCACCAACCCAGGAGGAGGCTCCTACCTCATATGAGATAGCTAAGCTCACAGTTGAGGAGATGAAGAAGATCGGCTTAGATGTTTACCAGGAGCCTGTATCCTTCGACTCACTATTGACCAGGGTTCTGACTGAGAGGAGCTTCGACATATACTTCCTATGCGTCTCAAACCTAGGTAAGTATCCCAGATGGCTATACGACTACTACCATTCAAGCCTCGATGTTCCAGACGGCGATAATACTCCAGGGGTCAGGGACATGGAGCTCGACAGGCTACTATACACATTCAGGTTTGAGTCTGAGACTGAGGAGGAAGGTGAACGTGCCGTCTGGAGAGCCCAAGAGGTGATTGCCGACATCGCAGCGAGAGTTCCTGTCTACTCCAGATACCAGATCGAAGCCTATAGGAAGGGTTTGGAGGGTATGGTGGAGCATAGGGGGGTCGGCTACTTC is a genomic window containing:
- a CDS encoding CoA-binding protein — protein: MPERGIDMSTSGRFCESIRSLFDPDSVAVVGATENPEKPGYLLLRNLIDLGYRGKIYPVNRGRETVLGLKCYPRVNEIPGEVETAIIIVPAKEVPKIMDDCGDKKVRSVIICSSGFGEAGGDGAKLEKEILEIASRRGIRIVGPNTTGILNTYNGFTSSFVKLSKPVRGPVSIIAQTGMFASTMLEHILTTQPYGLSKVAGLGNKVDVEDSDILEYLEGDPDTRVVAIYAEGIRDGRRFIEVSRRVSRKKPIIILKSARTRSGGRAAETHTGSIMVRDEIFDAACKAAGVIRAGDIEELLDYTKVFAMSPPPRGDRVGVIAYTGAGCVMSADAIEDYGLRLAELSEETMETLRAYTPPFGVLSNPLDAELLRMRVGNAEESMKISLEAFMRDPNVDMVSLVMVGLRRGSRIWEVDFGRVFSKIGMDHPEKPLVATIMASREVTEDFNEEMARLGVPTYPSLNRNIRALSGLARYYLKYGTSHNLQT
- a CDS encoding ABC transporter ATP-binding protein yields the protein MPHILGRVKLFEAIVRAQNLKKTFRTSGSLLQTIRGKGEQIRAVDDVSLDILKGEVLGLVGESGSGKTTLGRLLLRLEEPDSGRIYFEGADFTAVKEQFRIREFRRRMQMIFQDPYDSINPRMRVREIVGEPLQVHERGLTERDKFERIIEILEDVKLTPAKNYVDRYPHELSGGERQRVAIARTLIIRPTFIVADEPVSMLDVSIRADLLNLMLDLKDRYNLTYLFITHDLAVAKYICDRIAVMRLGKIVELGPTLEVINNPRHPYTIALRAAVPRLRPRT
- a CDS encoding ABC transporter ATP-binding protein, giving the protein MPTPDMKAEHILEVDSLTVRYVTEKFPVRAVDGVTLVVDRGEAFGLAGESGSGKSTLANTILRILPSNAEILMGRILFEGEDILKIAEEEFRSRFRWRRIAIVPQATMNSLTPVHRVNRQIVEAILTHEDVTVEEAFERAEALLENVGIPRSRARDYPHQFSGGMKQRAMIAMALACNPSLLIADEPTTGLDVITQAGVLKVLEDSKKRFNLSLILITHDLSIISELCERVAVMYAGRIVEEAPTKKILTHPAHPYTRALLEAYPDIEGPRVKLRPVPSLGSNWQATGLGCPFYPRCDSRGKRCLEEDPKLIEVGDRHLCACHIY